In Streptomyces seoulensis, the following are encoded in one genomic region:
- a CDS encoding phosphotransferase family protein has protein sequence MSAETVPALTARLQAAVHPGAGPCACVRGALADRPDATVVRHGATVAKAHAPDTDPRELARRLAVAARLPGVLLPPLTPAPARLDGRLVTHWPYGAPVDRDDPDAAPWEATATLLARLHRTPPPTGLPPMRGPAKAALAISRLHRALCDHPSTEAPPVLAAWAALPPWARAEAPAPGTPFLCHGDLHLGQLVRHPAPDGPWHLIDVDDLGLGDPAWDLARPAAWYACGLLPPDEWLRFLTAYQAAGGPAVPQGADPWPALDIPARALTVQTAALALTKALTTGRPLDEVERAVVEACARMTGTPA, from the coding sequence GTGTCAGCGGAAACAGTCCCGGCCCTGACGGCCCGGCTCCAGGCGGCCGTACATCCCGGCGCCGGGCCGTGCGCCTGCGTCCGGGGTGCGCTCGCCGACCGCCCGGACGCCACGGTCGTCCGGCACGGCGCGACCGTCGCCAAGGCCCATGCCCCCGACACCGACCCGCGTGAGCTGGCCCGCCGCCTGGCCGTCGCCGCCCGGCTCCCCGGCGTCCTGCTGCCCCCGCTCACCCCGGCCCCGGCCCGCCTGGACGGCCGCCTCGTCACCCACTGGCCCTACGGCGCCCCCGTCGACCGGGACGACCCCGACGCCGCCCCCTGGGAAGCCACGGCCACCCTCCTCGCCCGCCTCCACCGCACCCCTCCACCCACTGGACTACCCCCGATGCGCGGCCCCGCGAAGGCGGCCCTGGCGATATCCCGCCTCCACCGCGCCCTGTGCGACCACCCCTCCACCGAGGCCCCGCCCGTCCTGGCCGCCTGGGCCGCCCTCCCGCCCTGGGCCCGCGCCGAAGCCCCGGCCCCCGGCACCCCGTTCCTCTGCCACGGCGACCTGCACCTCGGCCAGCTCGTCCGCCACCCCGCGCCCGACGGACCCTGGCACCTCATCGACGTCGACGACCTCGGACTCGGCGACCCCGCCTGGGACCTCGCCCGCCCCGCCGCCTGGTACGCCTGCGGCCTCCTCCCGCCCGACGAATGGCTCCGCTTCCTGACCGCCTACCAGGCGGCCGGCGGCCCGGCCGTTCCCCAGGGGGCCGACCCCTGGCCCGCACTGGACATCCCGGCCCGCGCGCTCACCGTCCAGACCGCCGCCCTCGCCCTCACCAAGGCACTCACCACCGGGCGCCCCCTGGACGAGGTGGAACGGGCCGTCGTGGAAGCCTGCGCCCGAATGACCGGCACCCCCGCCTAG
- a CDS encoding chorismate-binding protein — translation MFHLPAAASSRTPLARFGDRLATGLLDVTSDPAALDSTGFWAVVADFEGALTCARFADVRHAPVPAPVPGAWRGPAPEDWTTSLDRAAYMDAVRRIREHIAAGDVYQANLCRVLSAPVGPEADVDALTALLARGNPAPYAGTVRLPQHGVEIATASPELYLRRTGRTIESGPIKGTGRTEADLLEKDYAENVMIVDLVRNDLGRVCATGSVTVPDLCATEKHPGLVHLVSTVRGELDEGTGWPELLAATFPPGSVTGAPKPSALDIIAALETAPRGPYCGGIGWVDADRGTAELAVGIRTFWIDRSSDGTAVLRFGTGAGITWGSDPLAEWRETELKRARLLAVASGQYQESGKART, via the coding sequence GTGTTCCACCTCCCGGCCGCCGCCTCCTCCCGGACTCCCCTGGCCCGCTTCGGCGACCGTCTCGCCACCGGCCTCCTCGACGTCACCAGCGACCCCGCCGCCCTGGACTCCACCGGCTTCTGGGCCGTCGTCGCCGACTTCGAGGGCGCGCTGACCTGCGCACGCTTCGCCGACGTACGGCACGCGCCGGTCCCCGCCCCCGTCCCGGGCGCCTGGCGGGGACCGGCCCCCGAGGACTGGACCACCTCACTGGACCGCGCCGCCTACATGGACGCCGTCCGGCGCATCCGGGAACACATCGCGGCCGGCGACGTCTACCAGGCCAACCTCTGCCGGGTGCTGAGCGCCCCGGTCGGCCCCGAAGCCGACGTCGACGCCCTCACCGCCCTGCTGGCCCGCGGCAACCCCGCCCCCTACGCGGGCACCGTACGGCTGCCGCAGCACGGGGTGGAGATCGCCACCGCCTCGCCCGAGCTGTACCTGCGCCGGACCGGCCGCACCATCGAGTCCGGGCCCATCAAGGGGACCGGGCGCACCGAGGCCGACCTGCTGGAGAAGGATTACGCCGAGAACGTGATGATCGTGGACCTGGTCCGCAACGACCTCGGCCGCGTCTGCGCCACCGGCAGCGTCACCGTCCCCGACCTGTGCGCCACCGAGAAGCACCCCGGACTCGTCCACCTCGTCTCCACCGTGCGCGGCGAACTGGACGAGGGGACCGGCTGGCCCGAGCTGCTCGCGGCCACCTTCCCGCCCGGCTCGGTCACCGGCGCCCCCAAACCGAGCGCCCTCGACATCATCGCCGCCCTGGAGACCGCCCCGCGCGGCCCCTACTGCGGCGGCATCGGCTGGGTCGACGCCGACCGGGGCACGGCCGAGCTGGCCGTGGGCATCCGTACGTTCTGGATCGACCGTTCCTCCGACGGCACGGCTGTCCTCCGCTTCGGTACCGGGGCCGGGATCACCTGGGGCTCCGACCCGCTCGCGGAGTGGCGCGAGACCGAACTCAAGAGGGCCCGGCTGCTCGCGGTAGCGTCGGGCCAGTACCAGGAAAGTGGAAAGGCCCGCACATGA
- a CDS encoding DsbA family protein: protein MSDTSPAHPEPVVLDIWCELQCPDCRSALDDVRALRARYGDRLEIRLRHFPLEKHKHSFAAAQAAEEAVDQGQGWPYIEAVLARTEELDRRGEAVLVDTARELGLDAEEFEVALIDGRHILIVDADQAEGKAIGVTGTPTYVIGGERLDGGKSQEGLRERIEEIADRLLAGAGA, encoded by the coding sequence ATGAGCGACACCTCCCCCGCGCACCCCGAGCCGGTCGTGCTCGACATCTGGTGCGAACTCCAGTGCCCCGACTGCCGCAGCGCCCTGGACGACGTACGCGCCCTGCGTGCCCGTTACGGCGACCGGCTGGAGATCCGGCTGCGGCACTTCCCGCTGGAGAAGCACAAGCACTCCTTCGCCGCCGCCCAGGCCGCCGAGGAGGCGGTGGACCAGGGGCAGGGCTGGCCGTACATCGAGGCGGTGCTGGCGCGGACCGAGGAGCTGGACCGGCGCGGCGAGGCCGTGCTGGTGGACACCGCCCGTGAACTCGGGCTGGACGCCGAGGAGTTCGAGGTCGCCCTGATCGACGGGCGGCACATCCTGATCGTGGACGCCGACCAGGCCGAGGGCAAGGCGATCGGCGTCACCGGCACCCCGACCTATGTCATCGGCGGCGAGCGCCTGGACGGCGGCAAGAGCCAGGAGGGTCTGCGCGAGCGGATCGAGGAGATCGCCGACCGGCTGCTGGCCGGCGCGGGGGCCTGA
- a CDS encoding TrmH family RNA methyltransferase, with protein MAQLITVDDPADPRLADYTNLTDVALRRRREPAEGLFIAEGEKVIRRAGNAGYGMRSMMLTPKWVDTMADLIDELTCPVYVVSPELAESVTGYHVHRGALASMARNPLPTPAELLESAGPHGTPRRVALFEDMVDHANLGAAFRNAAALGVDAVLLTPRCADPLYRRSVKVSMGTVFAVPYARLESWPHDAGTLRAHGFTLAALCLSDDSVDLDELAARRPEKLALMLGTEGDGLSPAALAAADVHVRIPMEAGVDSLNVAAASAVAFYATRP; from the coding sequence GTGGCCCAGCTCATCACCGTCGACGACCCCGCCGACCCGCGCCTCGCCGACTACACGAACCTCACCGACGTGGCCCTGCGCCGCAGGCGCGAACCCGCCGAGGGACTGTTCATCGCCGAGGGCGAGAAGGTCATCCGCCGCGCGGGGAACGCCGGTTACGGCATGCGCTCGATGATGCTCACCCCCAAGTGGGTCGACACCATGGCCGACCTCATCGACGAACTGACCTGCCCGGTCTACGTGGTGAGCCCCGAGCTGGCCGAGAGCGTCACCGGGTACCACGTCCACCGGGGCGCCCTCGCCTCGATGGCCCGCAACCCGCTGCCCACCCCGGCCGAACTGCTGGAGTCCGCGGGCCCCCACGGCACCCCGCGCCGGGTCGCGCTCTTCGAGGACATGGTCGACCACGCCAACCTGGGCGCCGCCTTCCGCAACGCCGCCGCCCTCGGGGTGGACGCCGTACTCCTCACCCCGCGCTGCGCCGACCCGCTGTACCGGCGCTCGGTGAAGGTCTCCATGGGCACGGTCTTCGCGGTGCCGTACGCCCGCCTGGAGTCCTGGCCGCACGACGCGGGCACCCTGCGCGCGCACGGCTTCACCCTGGCCGCGCTGTGCCTCTCGGACGACTCCGTCGACCTGGACGAACTCGCCGCCCGCCGCCCGGAGAAACTCGCGCTGATGCTGGGCACCGAGGGCGACGGACTCTCCCCGGCCGCGCTCGCGGCGGCCGACGTCCATGTGCGCATCCCGATGGAAGCCGGCGTCGACTCCCTGAACGTGGCGGCGGCCTCGGCGGTCGCCTTCTACGCCACCCGCCCCTGA
- a CDS encoding zf-TFIIB domain-containing protein, protein MQCPKCHAPMHTYNRNGIQIEQCNGCRGIFLDYGELEALTRLESQWSQPGPPPPAPQGYPAAPAPAWGAPQHGGHHGGGHYGGHHRHKSFGHMLFSS, encoded by the coding sequence ATGCAGTGTCCGAAGTGCCATGCGCCGATGCACACCTACAACCGCAACGGCATCCAGATAGAGCAGTGCAACGGCTGCCGCGGCATCTTCCTCGACTACGGCGAGCTGGAGGCGCTGACCCGCCTGGAGTCGCAGTGGTCCCAGCCCGGCCCGCCGCCGCCCGCCCCGCAGGGCTACCCGGCCGCGCCCGCGCCCGCCTGGGGCGCCCCGCAGCACGGCGGCCACCACGGAGGCGGCCACTACGGCGGCCACCACCGCCACAAGAGCTTCGGCCACATGCTCTTCTCAAGCTGA
- a CDS encoding serine/threonine-protein kinase — translation MNMAMMRLRREDPRVVGSFRLHRRLGAGGMGVVYLGSDKKGQRVALKVIRPDLAEDQEFRSRFAREVSAARRIRGGCTARLVAADLEAERPWFATQYVPGPSLHDKVAEEGPLYAADTAAIGAALSEGLVAVHEAGVVHRDLKPSNILLSPKGPRIIDFGIAWATGASTLTHVGTAVGSPGFLAPEQVRGAAVTPATDVFSLGATLAYASTGDSPFGHGSSEVMLYRVVHEEPHLHGVPDALAPLVRACLAKDPADRPSTLQLSLRLKEIAAREAQGLGEVRPPGPRAPVSDRASVRLADTSPDQQRTTQRRAAPGTPPPRGTAPSRGGAPSRGGVASRPGTRPNPAGRGTGNRPAPRSGAGRPAPRTTGTKLRPANPRLLRQRLTVFVVVTLLVALGIAVAQGCSGPARGLGGDGGEQRTGVRQASVPGDGQGRVA, via the coding sequence ATGAACATGGCGATGATGCGCCTGAGGCGCGAGGACCCGCGCGTCGTCGGCTCCTTCAGGCTTCACCGACGGCTCGGCGCGGGCGGGATGGGCGTGGTCTATCTCGGCTCGGACAAGAAGGGCCAGCGGGTCGCGCTGAAGGTGATCCGGCCCGATCTCGCGGAGGACCAGGAGTTCCGGTCGCGGTTCGCGCGCGAGGTGTCGGCGGCCCGGCGCATCCGGGGCGGCTGTACGGCGCGGCTGGTGGCGGCGGACCTGGAGGCCGAGCGGCCCTGGTTCGCCACGCAGTACGTGCCCGGCCCCTCCCTGCACGACAAGGTCGCCGAGGAGGGCCCGCTGTACGCGGCCGACACGGCGGCGATCGGCGCGGCCCTGTCCGAGGGGCTGGTGGCGGTGCACGAGGCCGGTGTGGTGCACCGGGACCTCAAGCCCTCCAACATCCTGCTCTCCCCCAAGGGCCCGAGGATCATCGACTTCGGCATCGCCTGGGCCACGGGTGCCTCCACGCTCACCCATGTCGGTACGGCGGTGGGCTCCCCCGGCTTCCTGGCGCCGGAGCAGGTGCGCGGGGCGGCGGTCACCCCGGCCACCGACGTGTTCTCGCTGGGCGCGACCCTGGCGTACGCCTCGACCGGTGACTCCCCCTTCGGGCACGGCAGTTCCGAGGTCATGCTGTACCGGGTGGTGCACGAGGAACCGCATCTGCACGGGGTGCCGGACGCGCTGGCGCCGCTGGTGCGGGCCTGCCTGGCGAAGGACCCGGCGGACCGGCCGAGCACGCTCCAGCTGTCGCTGCGACTCAAGGAGATCGCGGCCCGTGAGGCACAGGGGCTCGGTGAGGTACGGCCGCCCGGACCCCGGGCGCCGGTGTCGGACCGGGCCTCGGTGCGGCTCGCGGACACCTCGCCCGACCAGCAGCGCACCACGCAGCGCCGGGCCGCTCCCGGTACCCCGCCGCCGCGCGGTACCGCGCCCTCCCGGGGCGGGGCTCCCTCGCGCGGCGGTGTCGCGTCCCGGCCCGGTACCCGGCCGAACCCCGCCGGGCGGGGTACCGGCAACCGGCCCGCTCCGCGCAGTGGCGCGGGCCGTCCGGCGCCGCGCACCACGGGGACCAAGCTCCGCCCGGCCAACCCCCGGCTGCTGCGGCAGCGGCTGACCGTGTTCGTGGTGGTGACGCTGCTGGTCGCCCTGGGCATCGCGGTGGCGCAGGGCTGTTCCGGTCCGGCGCGCGGCCTGGGCGGGGACGGCGGCGAGCAACGAACGGGCGTGCGGCAGGCGTCCGTACCCGGGGACGGTCAGGGGCGGGTGGCGTAG
- a CDS encoding GNAT family N-acetyltransferase — protein sequence MTTTLRPTEPLQQHTDGTRSRRFQVCVNSRPAGEIHLDTSPFLGPSVARVTELRIDEPDRRRGRATVAMLAAEEVARSWGCRQVELSVPAANEAASRLADALGYVLRNRGMRKLLGEEPPPLPAGSTARPMTGAEFTAWQEAERVRYAQEWIERGVPEADAHAKARRDHVTILPDGLATEGVWFGVLEHEGTPVGHVWLGHREDERWIYDIQTDEARRGQGHGRALMLLAEARTITEGGRALGLNVFAGNTPAERLYESLGYGTTYRTLTKALL from the coding sequence ATGACGACGACACTGCGGCCGACCGAGCCGCTTCAGCAGCACACGGACGGCACCCGTTCGCGCCGCTTCCAGGTGTGTGTGAACAGCCGCCCGGCCGGTGAGATCCACCTCGACACCTCGCCGTTCCTCGGCCCCTCGGTGGCCCGCGTCACCGAGCTGCGCATCGACGAACCCGACCGGCGGCGCGGCCGGGCCACGGTGGCGATGCTCGCCGCCGAGGAGGTCGCGCGGAGCTGGGGCTGCCGCCAGGTCGAGCTGAGCGTCCCGGCGGCGAACGAGGCCGCGTCCCGCCTGGCCGACGCCCTCGGCTACGTCCTCCGCAACCGGGGCATGCGCAAACTGCTAGGGGAGGAGCCTCCACCGCTCCCGGCCGGCAGCACCGCCCGCCCGATGACCGGCGCGGAGTTCACTGCCTGGCAGGAGGCGGAACGCGTGCGGTACGCGCAGGAGTGGATCGAGCGCGGCGTCCCCGAGGCCGACGCCCACGCCAAGGCCCGGCGCGACCACGTCACCATCCTCCCGGACGGCCTCGCCACCGAGGGGGTCTGGTTCGGCGTCCTGGAGCACGAGGGGACTCCGGTCGGCCACGTCTGGCTGGGCCACCGCGAGGACGAACGCTGGATCTACGACATCCAGACCGACGAGGCCCGGCGCGGCCAGGGGCACGGCCGCGCCCTGATGCTCCTCGCGGAGGCCCGCACGATCACCGAGGGAGGCCGCGCCCTCGGCCTCAACGTCTTCGCGGGCAACACCCCGGCCGAGCGGCTGTACGAGTCGCTCGGCTACGGGACGACCTACCGCACGCTGACCAAGGCGCTGCTGTAG
- a CDS encoding aminotransferase class IV has translation MSIWLDGALRDATTASVSVFDHGLTVGDGVFETLKAADGKPFALTRHLDRLTRSARGLGLPDPDHDEVARACAAVLEANPMALGRLRVTYTGGQAPLGSERGEHGTTLVVAVSETTRRPDSTAVVTVPWIRNERGALTGLKTTSYAENVVALARAHEQGASEALFANSVGQLCEGTGSNVFVVLDGEIHTPPVPSGCLAGITRALTVEWTGAKETDLPLDVLEHADEIFLTSSLRDVQGVHRVDGRELPGAPGPVTAKAMRIFEERSRADLNP, from the coding sequence ATGAGCATCTGGCTGGACGGCGCCCTGCGGGACGCCACCACCGCGAGCGTCTCCGTCTTCGACCACGGGCTGACCGTGGGCGACGGCGTCTTCGAGACGCTGAAGGCGGCCGACGGCAAGCCGTTCGCGCTCACCCGGCACCTCGACCGGCTGACCCGCTCCGCCCGTGGCCTCGGCCTGCCCGACCCCGACCACGACGAGGTCGCCCGCGCCTGCGCGGCCGTGCTGGAGGCCAACCCCATGGCGCTCGGGCGGCTCCGGGTCACCTACACCGGCGGCCAGGCCCCCCTCGGCTCCGAACGCGGCGAGCACGGCACCACCCTGGTCGTCGCGGTGAGCGAGACCACCCGCCGCCCCGACTCCACGGCGGTCGTCACCGTCCCCTGGATCCGCAACGAACGCGGCGCCCTCACCGGCCTGAAGACGACGTCGTACGCCGAGAACGTGGTCGCGCTGGCCCGCGCGCACGAACAGGGCGCGTCCGAGGCGCTGTTCGCCAACTCCGTCGGGCAGCTCTGCGAGGGCACCGGCTCCAACGTGTTCGTCGTCCTCGACGGCGAGATCCACACCCCGCCGGTCCCCTCCGGCTGCCTGGCCGGCATCACCCGCGCGCTGACCGTCGAGTGGACCGGCGCCAAGGAGACCGACCTCCCGCTGGACGTGCTGGAGCACGCCGACGAGATCTTCCTGACCTCCTCGCTGCGCGACGTCCAGGGCGTGCACCGGGTCGACGGCCGTGAACTGCCGGGCGCGCCGGGCCCGGTGACCGCCAAGGCGATGCGGATCTTCGAGGAGCGCTCGCGCGCCGACCTGAACCCGTGA
- the cobA gene encoding uroporphyrinogen-III C-methyltransferase, translated as MAEHPAYPVGLRLTGRRVVVLGGGQVAQRRLPALIAAGADLVLVSPEATPSVEAMADAGEITWLRRPYAEGDLSGAWYALIATSDPVANATASAEAEAHRVWCVRSDDADQATAWTPATGTSEGVTVAVLTTSARGRDPRHTAAIRDAVVAGLSDGTLVAPHHRTRTPGVALVGGGPGDPDLITVRGRRLLAEADVVIADRLGPRDLLAELPPHVEVIDAAKIPYGRYMAQEAINNALIEHAKQGKSVVRLKGGDPFVFGRGMEEVQALAEAGIPCTVVPGISSSISVPAAAGIPVTHRGVAHEFTVVSGHVAPDDARSLVDWPAMARLTGTLVVLMGVDKIGKIAETLIAHGKAPETPVALVQEGTTAAQRRVDATLATVAETVRTEAVKPPAVIVIGAVVDATPATEQP; from the coding sequence ATGGCCGAACACCCCGCCTACCCCGTGGGCCTCCGCCTGACCGGTCGCCGCGTGGTCGTCCTCGGTGGCGGCCAGGTCGCCCAGCGCCGTCTCCCGGCGCTGATCGCGGCGGGCGCCGACCTCGTTCTCGTCTCCCCGGAGGCCACCCCCTCCGTCGAGGCGATGGCCGACGCCGGCGAGATCACCTGGCTGCGCCGCCCGTACGCCGAGGGCGACCTCTCCGGCGCCTGGTACGCGCTGATCGCCACCAGCGACCCCGTCGCCAACGCCACGGCCTCCGCCGAGGCGGAGGCGCACCGCGTCTGGTGCGTCCGCTCCGACGACGCCGACCAGGCCACCGCCTGGACGCCCGCCACCGGCACCAGCGAGGGCGTGACCGTCGCCGTCCTCACCACCAGCGCGCGCGGCCGCGACCCCCGGCACACCGCCGCCATCCGCGACGCGGTCGTGGCGGGCCTGAGCGACGGCACCCTGGTCGCCCCCCACCACCGCACCCGTACGCCCGGTGTCGCCCTGGTCGGCGGCGGCCCCGGCGACCCCGACCTGATCACCGTCCGGGGCCGTCGGCTGCTCGCCGAGGCCGACGTGGTGATCGCCGACCGGCTCGGCCCGCGCGACCTGCTCGCCGAACTCCCGCCGCACGTCGAGGTCATCGACGCGGCCAAGATCCCCTATGGGCGGTACATGGCCCAGGAGGCCATCAACAACGCCCTGATCGAGCACGCCAAGCAGGGCAAGTCCGTGGTGCGGCTCAAGGGCGGCGACCCGTTCGTCTTCGGCCGGGGCATGGAGGAGGTGCAGGCGCTCGCCGAGGCCGGCATCCCCTGCACCGTGGTCCCCGGCATCTCCAGCTCGATATCGGTGCCGGCCGCCGCCGGGATACCCGTGACCCATCGCGGGGTCGCCCATGAGTTCACCGTGGTCAGCGGCCATGTGGCCCCCGACGACGCCCGCTCCCTGGTCGACTGGCCCGCGATGGCCCGCCTGACGGGCACCCTCGTCGTCCTGATGGGCGTCGACAAGATCGGGAAGATCGCCGAGACCCTGATCGCCCACGGCAAGGCCCCCGAGACTCCCGTCGCCCTCGTCCAGGAGGGCACCACCGCCGCCCAGCGCCGGGTGGACGCGACCCTGGCCACCGTGGCGGAGACCGTGCGGACCGAGGCCGTGAAGCCCCCGGCCGTCATCGTCATCGGCGCCGTGGTGGACGCGACCCCGGCCACCGAACAGCCCTGA